The Gammaproteobacteria bacterium DNA segment CCCTACTCTGTTCTGCGCAATCCCGGAGATACAAATTAATCAGGCTCTGGTATGGGATGCCTTTCTGTTCAGCCAGTGCTTTGAAGTAGGCAATAGTGTCCTCATCAAGCCTGATGGTAATCTGCTTCTTCAGTTTCGAAGCATAGGGATTCTTTTTTGAATTTGAAAAATCATATTTTTCACGCATGACCAATGCCCTCGTATTCACGCTGCTCAGAGCGAGTTGCCTTACGGGCCGAAATGATTCGAATGGTATCCTGATCTTCTTGATAGCAATGACATACGACAAGAAGGCGAAGCCGCGAACTCAGACCCAGCAGGATAAAGCGATCTTCCTCGTCAGAGTGGTCAGGATCTAAAATAACGCGCGCATTTTCATCAAGAAATGCAGTCTTAGCTTCTGCGAAAGAAACACCATGTTTCTTTCGATTTGTCGTTTCCTTCCGACGATTCCATTCGAATTTCAGCCCATCCATGGCATTATATTGTAGTTATACTGTAGTTACAATCAAGGGGCTGCGCTTATCAAATTCGATGCACTGGTTAGCACCATATGTCTCGGAATAATAGAGGACAGACTGAGCTACCCCGTATTGTACGTGCAGCGCCCGTACTCAATCATCGAGCGATACGTTTCCTGCAAGTGCCAGTCGTTTTGGTCAGCGGACACGCGACATCTCCTAGCGTATCTAACGCAGAGCTAAGCAGCGCGCAAAGCGCGCCCGCTTGAGCGCCTTGTTGGGCGCTCGCTTGAACCGAACGGACTCAGTCATGGTCATTGCGATCTTCGTCCCGAGGACGTCCACGAACTATCTTTCGTCCCGTGAACATCGCCGAAATGATGCTGCCGCCTTCCTTCAGCTCGGTGATAACCACTGCGGCTATGTGCACAACGACGACGACCACGAGGACATAGAAGCTGTAGAGATGTATTGCTGCGAAGGGCTTGCGGAACGCGCGCATGCTTTCGTAGGCCGCGGCAGAATACATCTCGCGGGCATAGGGCAACAGGGAGCCCGGATCGATACCCGGCGCCGCTACCCACTGCGCGATCCAATGCCCGATCGGGGGGTAGAACAGATCAGTACCCGCGAGAACCAGGCCGGTAATACCGAGACAGGAAATGAGGATAAACAGAGCCGCAATACCCAGCCGTCCTACCGGGTTGTGCCCTAGATACTGCTCCGGGTGACCCGCGATAAAGGCTGCGACATAGCTGCGTACCGCGTGGAAGTATCCCTCACCGCCCGGAAGGATCGAACGCCACCTAGCATAGCGGTTACCCATAAAGGCCCATGCGATGCGCCAGAGAAAGTTCAATGCGAAGACGTACCCGATCAAAACGTGAACTGTCTTGAGGGTTACTTTGCCGGCATTGGACACATCGAGATCGCCCGCGTTGAGAATCGTGAAGCCCACAGCCCCCAGGGCGATGACGCAGACCACATTGATCCAATGGAACCAGCGGGTGCCCGCGTCCCAGACCGCATAAGATCTCAGTTCAGACATGTATTCCTCT contains these protein-coding regions:
- a CDS encoding BrnT family toxin, whose product is MDGLKFEWNRRKETTNRKKHGVSFAEAKTAFLDENARVILDPDHSDEEDRFILLGLSSRLRLLVVCHCYQEDQDTIRIISARKATRSEQREYEGIGHA
- a CDS encoding BrnA antitoxin family protein, whose translation is MREKYDFSNSKKNPYASKLKKQITIRLDEDTIAYFKALAEQKGIPYQSLINLYLRDCAEQSRDLKIKWA
- a CDS encoding cytochrome b/b6 domain-containing protein, giving the protein MSELRSYAVWDAGTRWFHWINVVCVIALGAVGFTILNAGDLDVSNAGKVTLKTVHVLIGYVFALNFLWRIAWAFMGNRYARWRSILPGGEGYFHAVRSYVAAFIAGHPEQYLGHNPVGRLGIAALFILISCLGITGLVLAGTDLFYPPIGHWIAQWVAAPGIDPGSLLPYAREMYSAAAYESMRAFRKPFAAIHLYSFYVLVVVVVVHIAAVVITELKEGGSIISAMFTGRKIVRGRPRDEDRNDHD